The Xanthomonas sp. CFBP 8443 genome has a window encoding:
- a CDS encoding polymer-forming cytoskeletal protein produces the protein MSIWKDQGTPRKDGPPLPGTPAATATPEPRPAVDPVVGESAVAVAAAAPIPTRAAAPAAKESLIAADITIEGKIEGTGHIRIAGKFKGDVNVQGDLTIETGAKLSGGVRANKVTIAGELEGNIESAAQVDLLASGALIGDVKAGSLTVAAGSRMRGQADFGWEDDKGRKSGKPTESDAGA, from the coding sequence ATGTCCATCTGGAAAGATCAGGGTACCCCGCGCAAGGATGGCCCGCCGCTGCCTGGCACGCCTGCCGCCACCGCCACGCCCGAGCCGCGCCCAGCGGTCGATCCGGTGGTTGGCGAATCCGCCGTCGCGGTCGCCGCGGCCGCGCCCATTCCCACGCGCGCCGCTGCGCCGGCGGCGAAGGAGTCGCTGATCGCCGCCGACATCACCATCGAAGGCAAGATCGAAGGCACCGGCCATATCCGCATCGCCGGCAAGTTCAAGGGCGACGTCAACGTGCAGGGCGACCTGACCATCGAGACCGGCGCCAAGCTCAGCGGCGGCGTGCGCGCCAACAAGGTGACCATCGCCGGCGAACTGGAAGGCAACATCGAATCGGCGGCGCAGGTGGACCTGCTGGCGTCCGGCGCGCTGATCGGCGACGTCAAGGCCGGCTCGCTGACCGTGGCCGCCGGTTCGCGGATGCGCGGCCAGGCCGACTTCGGCTGGGAAGACGACAAGGGCCGCAAGAGCGGCAAGCCGACGGAGTCAGACGCCGGCGCATGA
- a CDS encoding diguanylate cyclase: MSTFHRVRIRTRLALLFSALVFVSIGFGVFTGAQRSISDAARVAHTHQVLRSIDEVQSTLLQAETAVRGFELTDNQAYLSNYRDSAERVPRHLAQLHALVADNPVQLANLRILQRLVQARLAQMQQMLDVYQHDGLDALQRAMAPNVFKDSSTIRDHVQQMTELEQRLLQSRDRSNQRSSDLLLALALAGIPFGLGSVGVVYALLFRELRNRATAEQAASVANERLGASIEELQRTSADLNALSRYTGLLQSCMDPKEALTVTARMLAALMPDAGGSVYLLRASRDRAEAIVAWGEAPVRSEPAVAPEECWALRRDKAHFVHALRHDSACAHLLDDPQAVGASSACIPLSAQGTQLGFVFLAGPGPGPLPRIAIAEAAAEQLSLALSNLRLRESLRLQSIRDPLTGLFNRRYLEESLNHELARCARRSMPLSLLMLDVDHFKHFNDLHGHGGGDSLLAAVGQMLTSRLRGEDIACRYGGEEFTVILPETGPEAALAIAEQIRSAAQQMGSTLDGKALPGVTVSIGLASYSRDGVVATTLLRKADAALYRAKRSGRNQVQQFDPALDGMG; encoded by the coding sequence ATGTCGACGTTCCACCGGGTGCGGATCAGAACCCGCCTAGCGCTGCTGTTCTCCGCCCTGGTCTTCGTGTCGATCGGTTTCGGCGTGTTCACCGGCGCGCAACGTTCGATCTCCGATGCGGCGCGCGTGGCGCATACCCACCAGGTCCTGCGCAGCATCGACGAGGTGCAGTCGACCTTGCTGCAGGCCGAAACCGCGGTGCGCGGCTTCGAGTTGACCGACAACCAGGCCTACCTGAGCAACTATCGCGACAGCGCCGAACGCGTGCCGCGGCACCTGGCGCAGCTGCATGCGCTGGTCGCCGACAACCCGGTGCAGCTGGCGAACCTGCGCATCCTGCAGCGGCTGGTGCAGGCGCGGCTGGCGCAGATGCAGCAGATGCTCGACGTCTACCAGCACGATGGATTGGATGCGTTGCAGCGCGCGATGGCGCCGAACGTGTTCAAGGACTCCAGCACGATCCGCGATCACGTGCAGCAGATGACCGAACTGGAGCAACGGTTGCTGCAGAGCCGCGACCGTTCCAACCAGCGCAGTTCCGACCTGCTGCTGGCCCTGGCCTTGGCCGGCATCCCGTTCGGCCTGGGCAGCGTGGGCGTGGTCTATGCGTTGCTGTTCCGCGAACTGCGCAATCGCGCCACCGCCGAGCAGGCCGCCTCGGTCGCCAACGAACGACTCGGCGCCAGCATCGAGGAACTGCAGCGCACCAGCGCCGATCTCAACGCGCTCAGCCGCTACACCGGCCTGCTGCAGAGCTGCATGGACCCCAAGGAAGCGCTGACCGTGACCGCGCGCATGCTCGCCGCGCTGATGCCCGACGCCGGCGGCAGCGTGTATCTGCTGCGCGCGTCGCGGGATCGCGCCGAAGCCATCGTCGCCTGGGGCGAGGCACCAGTGCGCAGCGAGCCGGCGGTGGCGCCGGAGGAGTGCTGGGCGCTGCGCCGCGACAAGGCGCATTTCGTGCACGCGCTGCGCCACGATTCGGCGTGCGCGCATCTGCTCGACGATCCGCAGGCGGTCGGCGCCAGCAGCGCCTGCATTCCGCTGTCGGCGCAGGGCACGCAACTGGGCTTCGTGTTCCTGGCCGGTCCCGGCCCTGGACCGCTGCCGCGCATCGCCATCGCCGAGGCCGCGGCCGAGCAGCTGTCGTTGGCGCTGAGCAACCTGCGCCTGCGCGAATCGCTGCGCCTGCAGTCGATCCGCGACCCGCTCACCGGCCTGTTCAACCGCCGCTACCTGGAGGAGTCGCTGAACCACGAGCTGGCGCGCTGCGCACGCCGTTCGATGCCGCTGTCGCTGCTGATGCTGGACGTAGACCACTTCAAGCACTTCAACGACCTGCATGGCCACGGCGGCGGCGACAGCCTGCTGGCCGCGGTCGGGCAGATGCTCACCTCGCGGCTGCGCGGCGAGGACATCGCCTGCCGCTACGGCGGCGAGGAATTCACCGTAATCCTGCCGGAAACCGGCCCGGAGGCGGCGCTGGCGATCGCCGAGCAGATCCGCAGCGCCGCACAGCAGATGGGCAGCACGCTGGACGGCAAGGCGCTGCCGGGGGTGACGGTCTCGATCGGGCTGGCCAGCTATTCGCGCGACGGCGTGGTCGCCACCACCCTGCTGCGCAAGGCCGATGCGGCGCTGTACCGGGCCAAGCGCAGCGGCCGCAATCAGGTACAGCAGTTCGATCCGGCGCTGGATGGGATGGGCTGA
- a CDS encoding thiolase family protein, with product MTEIVIAAAKRTAIGAFLGQFNGVPTPELGAAAIRAALEQSGIPAADVSEVIMGCVLPANLGQAPARQAARAAGVPDATGATTINKVCGSGMKAIMLGHDLIKAGSASIVVAGGMESMSNAPHLLPNSRTGNRYGNFQAVDHMAWDGLTNPDDGQAMGVFGEATAEKFGFSRQDQDAYAIESVTRAQAAQRNGAFDAEIVPVRVATRKGEAVFASDEQPGKSDVAKIPTLKPAFKKDGTVTAASSSSISDGAAATVLLSADDAARRGIAPLARIVGHATFSQAPEWFTTAPVGAIRKLLDQVGWSLDQVDLFEINEAFAVVPMVPIKELGLDHAKVNVNGGACALGHPIGASGARLVVTLLNALRTRGGRRGIATLCIGGGEATAVAIELI from the coding sequence ATGACCGAGATCGTCATCGCCGCGGCCAAGCGCACCGCCATCGGCGCGTTCCTGGGCCAGTTCAACGGCGTGCCCACGCCCGAGCTCGGCGCCGCCGCGATCCGTGCCGCGCTGGAACAGTCCGGCATCCCCGCCGCCGACGTGTCGGAAGTGATCATGGGCTGCGTGCTGCCGGCCAACCTCGGCCAGGCGCCGGCGCGCCAGGCCGCGCGCGCGGCCGGCGTGCCCGACGCCACCGGCGCCACCACCATCAACAAGGTCTGCGGCTCGGGCATGAAGGCGATCATGCTCGGCCACGACCTGATCAAGGCCGGCTCGGCCAGCATCGTCGTCGCCGGCGGCATGGAATCGATGAGCAACGCCCCGCACCTACTGCCGAACTCGCGCACCGGCAACCGCTACGGCAACTTCCAGGCGGTCGACCACATGGCCTGGGACGGCCTGACCAATCCCGACGACGGCCAGGCCATGGGCGTGTTCGGCGAGGCCACCGCGGAGAAGTTCGGCTTCAGCCGCCAGGACCAGGACGCCTACGCGATCGAATCGGTGACCCGCGCGCAGGCCGCGCAGCGCAATGGCGCCTTCGATGCGGAGATCGTTCCGGTCCGCGTCGCCACGCGCAAGGGCGAAGCGGTGTTCGCCAGCGACGAGCAGCCGGGCAAGTCCGACGTCGCCAAGATCCCCACGCTGAAGCCGGCGTTCAAGAAGGACGGCACGGTCACCGCCGCCAGTTCCTCCAGCATCTCCGACGGCGCCGCCGCCACGGTGCTGCTCAGCGCCGACGACGCCGCCCGCCGCGGCATCGCGCCGCTGGCGCGGATCGTCGGCCATGCGACCTTCTCGCAGGCGCCGGAATGGTTCACCACCGCCCCGGTCGGCGCGATCAGGAAGCTGCTCGATCAGGTCGGCTGGAGCCTGGACCAGGTCGACCTGTTCGAGATCAACGAAGCGTTCGCGGTGGTGCCGATGGTGCCGATCAAGGAATTGGGACTGGATCACGCCAAGGTCAACGTCAACGGCGGCGCGTGCGCGCTCGGCCATCCGATCGGCGCATCCGGCGCACGGCTGGTGGTGACATTGCTAAACGCGTTGCGCACGCGCGGCGGACGCCGCGGAATCGCGACCCTGTGCATTGGCGGCGGCGAGGCGACAGCGGTCGCCATCGAATTGATTTAA
- a CDS encoding autotransporter serine protease, whose amino-acid sequence MMRKVMARSLLATALAMALTACGGGGGGGGLTRSDPPPTSPPPSSPPPPPPPTSPPTSPPTSPPPPQPAFDAHLALTNTLAARNAGYDGSGYRIGVVDTGVNRDHPALAGRVVSNLIYVDPAKNNVNVDDVDGHGTTVAQLAAGKAVGAWPGGIAPGAQIVSARIINDTSPDDDGSGEGNQTSGALGLASIHQDLINAGVKVMNNSWGGIYWTDPGATNAIAAEYRPFVLNNGGLVVFAAGNESKSTPSDIASLPSQLGPGGSHPAADLERGWLVVAAVDSSTGSTLEPYSNACGAAMRYCLVAPGTEVFVDPKATTASANPGYYYGSGTSFAAPLVSGAAALVWQAFPYFSNDLLRQTLLGTATDLGTPGVDATFGYGLLNVGKAVRGPARFDWGDVSVSFSGSSIWANDIAGSGGLIKQGSGTLTLSGTQNSYSGATQVQAGTLSAASLGGSSLAISNGATFIGTGPLRGNVSNSGTFQVGAAALSLSGNYVQESNGRLALLVGDKLSVTGTATLQGGSLYVLGKRDYVVNNTAYKVLETTGGLSGTFGSVTTPPNVFLTSSLSYDSSSASITVQALSVTATAASFGSITAAALASATRVDAAFAQLDAQLGRDPATVDASLLKAAGAVQQSPSAAVAAATLRSLSGEAHAAATAMTFDTIDLQRRALSGRFDSLIAQPRAIGAWSQRLGDTGQGSFAGSQFQLDGWMMGQDLRLGEHAVAGFAFGETRADGGDDGGLGHSRDRQVQGQAYLGAVGGNAYALAQLGTGQYRRQLDRSLLLGETVAAASSRYDGRFLSGSVEIGYRIGRGKAWLTPYAGADYSRIDSDGFREQGGDGFGLMAAAASSSRSQALAGLRAGYGWRGWSLQGYGEWQQTLAAQGLQRQASFVGVDAWAPLLDLQPARSGGLFGVSLDRRWNSSALGIGYDQRFGPRGDDHALSLRYRLGF is encoded by the coding sequence ATCATGCGGAAGGTGATGGCCCGGTCGCTGCTGGCGACCGCACTGGCGATGGCGTTGACCGCTTGCGGGGGCGGTGGCGGCGGTGGCGGGCTGACCCGCAGCGATCCGCCGCCGACGTCGCCGCCGCCGAGCTCCCCACCGCCGCCGCCGCCGCCGACATCCCCACCCACCTCGCCGCCGACCTCGCCGCCACCGCCGCAGCCGGCGTTCGACGCGCACCTGGCGCTGACCAACACGCTCGCTGCGCGCAACGCCGGTTACGACGGCAGCGGCTACCGCATCGGCGTGGTCGACACCGGCGTGAACCGCGACCACCCGGCGCTGGCCGGGCGCGTGGTGTCCAACCTGATCTACGTCGATCCGGCCAAGAACAACGTCAACGTCGACGATGTCGACGGCCACGGCACCACGGTCGCGCAGCTGGCCGCGGGCAAGGCGGTGGGCGCGTGGCCGGGCGGCATCGCGCCCGGTGCGCAGATCGTGTCGGCGCGCATCATCAACGACACCTCGCCCGACGACGACGGCAGCGGCGAGGGCAACCAGACCAGCGGCGCGCTGGGTTTGGCCAGCATCCACCAGGACCTGATCAATGCCGGGGTCAAGGTGATGAACAATTCATGGGGCGGCATCTACTGGACCGATCCGGGCGCGACCAACGCGATCGCCGCCGAATACCGCCCGTTCGTGCTGAACAACGGCGGGCTGGTGGTGTTCGCGGCCGGCAACGAATCCAAGTCCACGCCGTCGGACATCGCCTCGCTGCCCAGCCAGCTCGGCCCCGGCGGCAGCCATCCGGCGGCGGACCTGGAGCGCGGTTGGCTGGTGGTGGCCGCGGTGGATTCGAGTACCGGCAGCACCCTGGAGCCCTATTCCAACGCCTGCGGCGCGGCCATGCGCTACTGCCTGGTGGCCCCGGGCACGGAAGTGTTCGTCGATCCCAAGGCGACTACCGCCAGCGCCAATCCGGGCTACTACTACGGCAGCGGCACCTCGTTCGCCGCGCCGCTGGTTTCCGGTGCGGCCGCGCTGGTCTGGCAGGCGTTTCCCTACTTCAGCAACGATCTGCTGCGGCAGACGCTGCTCGGCACCGCCACCGACCTGGGTACGCCCGGCGTGGACGCCACCTTCGGCTACGGCCTGCTCAATGTCGGCAAGGCGGTGCGCGGGCCGGCCCGGTTCGACTGGGGCGACGTCAGCGTGTCCTTCAGCGGCAGCTCGATCTGGGCCAACGACATCGCCGGCAGCGGCGGCCTGATCAAGCAGGGCAGCGGCACCCTGACCCTGAGCGGCACCCAGAACAGCTACAGCGGCGCGACCCAGGTACAGGCCGGCACGCTCAGCGCGGCCAGCCTGGGCGGCTCCAGCCTCGCCATCAGCAACGGCGCCACGTTCATCGGCACCGGGCCGCTGCGCGGCAACGTCAGCAATTCCGGCACCTTCCAGGTCGGTGCCGCGGCGCTCAGCCTGAGCGGCAATTACGTGCAGGAGAGCAACGGCCGGCTGGCCTTGCTGGTCGGCGACAAGCTCTCGGTGACCGGCACCGCGACGCTGCAGGGCGGCTCGCTGTACGTGCTCGGCAAGCGTGACTACGTGGTCAACAACACCGCGTACAAGGTGCTGGAGACCACGGGTGGGCTGAGCGGCACGTTCGGGTCGGTCACCACGCCGCCGAACGTGTTCCTGACCTCCTCGCTCAGCTACGACAGTTCCAGCGCGTCGATCACCGTGCAAGCGCTCAGCGTCACCGCCACCGCGGCGAGCTTCGGCAGCATCACTGCCGCCGCGCTCGCCTCCGCCACGCGCGTGGATGCGGCGTTCGCGCAGCTGGACGCACAGCTCGGCCGCGATCCGGCGACGGTCGATGCGTCGCTGCTGAAGGCGGCCGGCGCGGTGCAGCAGTCGCCGAGCGCGGCGGTGGCGGCGGCGACGCTGCGCAGCCTGTCCGGCGAAGCGCATGCGGCCGCCACGGCGATGACCTTCGACACCATCGACCTGCAGCGGCGCGCGCTGTCCGGTCGCTTCGACAGCCTGATCGCGCAGCCGCGGGCGATCGGTGCGTGGAGCCAGCGGCTGGGCGACACCGGGCAGGGCAGCTTCGCCGGCAGCCAGTTCCAGCTCGACGGTTGGATGATGGGCCAGGACCTGCGCTTGGGCGAGCATGCGGTGGCCGGTTTCGCCTTCGGCGAGACCCGCGCCGACGGGGGCGACGACGGCGGTCTGGGCCACAGCCGCGATCGGCAGGTGCAAGGCCAGGCCTATCTCGGCGCGGTCGGCGGCAATGCCTATGCGCTGGCGCAGTTGGGGACCGGGCAGTACCGGCGCCAGCTCGACCGCAGCCTGCTGCTCGGCGAGACCGTTGCCGCGGCGTCCAGCCGCTACGACGGGCGCTTCCTGTCCGGCAGCGTCGAGATCGGCTATCGCATCGGACGCGGCAAGGCGTGGCTGACCCCGTACGCCGGCGCCGACTACAGCCGCATCGACAGCGACGGCTTCCGCGAGCAGGGCGGCGACGGCTTCGGGTTGATGGCCGCGGCCGCGTCCTCTTCGCGCAGCCAGGCGCTGGCCGGCCTGCGCGCCGGTTACGGCTGGCGCGGCTGGTCGCTGCAGGGCTACGGCGAATGGCAGCAGACCCTGGCCGCGCAAGGATTGCAGCGCCAGGCCAGTTTCGTCGGCGTGGACGCATGGGCGCCGCTGCTCGACCTGCAGCCGGCCCGCTCGGGCGGGCTGTTCGGGGTGAGCCTGGACCGGCGCTGGAACAGCAGCGCGTTGGGCATCGGCTACGACCAGCGCTTCGGCCCGCGCGGCGACGATCATGCGCTGTCGCTGCGTTACCGGTTGGGGTTCTGA
- a CDS encoding Glu/Leu/Phe/Val dehydrogenase dimerization domain-containing protein produces MLFETLATTGHEQVVFCHNRDVGLQAIIAIHNTVLGPALGGVRMRPYPNTEAALHDALRLSRTMTYKNALAGLNIGGGKAVIIGDPKADKSEALFRAFGRYVDSLGGRYITAEDVGTDVNDMEQIYLETEYVTGVHQVHGGSGDPAPFTAYGALQALMASLQRKLGHEEIGKASIAVQGLGHIGMELVKLLKERGAKLYVTDLDQALVERAVAEYGAEAVKPDEIYDVAADVLAPCALESAIDEATLPRLKAKIICGTANNQLANAAIGEELHRRGILYAPDYAVNAGGVMNVSLEIDGYNRERAMRLIRSLYHNLGKIFDLSERDNIPPQQAADRIAEARMHAIGKLKLPLGRTAPRSMGHLRGE; encoded by the coding sequence ATGCTTTTCGAAACGCTAGCCACCACCGGCCACGAACAGGTCGTCTTCTGCCACAACCGCGACGTGGGCCTGCAGGCGATCATCGCCATCCACAACACCGTGCTCGGCCCCGCATTGGGCGGCGTGCGCATGCGCCCCTACCCCAACACCGAGGCCGCGCTGCACGACGCGCTGCGGCTCAGCCGCACGATGACCTACAAGAACGCGCTGGCCGGGCTCAACATTGGCGGCGGCAAGGCGGTGATCATCGGCGACCCGAAGGCCGACAAGTCCGAAGCGCTGTTCCGCGCGTTCGGCCGCTACGTGGATTCGCTGGGTGGGCGCTACATCACCGCCGAGGACGTGGGCACCGACGTCAACGACATGGAGCAGATCTACCTGGAGACCGAGTACGTCACCGGCGTGCACCAGGTACACGGCGGGTCCGGCGACCCGGCGCCGTTCACCGCCTATGGCGCACTGCAGGCGCTGATGGCCTCGCTGCAGCGCAAGCTCGGCCACGAGGAGATCGGCAAGGCCAGCATCGCCGTGCAGGGCCTGGGCCACATCGGCATGGAACTGGTGAAGCTGCTGAAGGAACGCGGCGCCAAGCTGTACGTCACCGACCTGGACCAGGCGCTGGTCGAGCGCGCGGTCGCCGAGTACGGCGCCGAGGCGGTCAAACCGGACGAGATCTACGACGTGGCCGCCGACGTGCTGGCGCCGTGCGCGCTGGAAAGCGCGATCGACGAAGCGACGCTGCCGCGGCTGAAGGCGAAGATCATCTGCGGCACCGCCAACAACCAGTTGGCCAACGCCGCGATCGGCGAGGAACTGCATCGGCGCGGCATCCTCTACGCGCCGGACTACGCGGTCAACGCCGGCGGCGTCATGAACGTGTCGCTGGAGATCGACGGCTACAACCGCGAACGCGCGATGCGCCTGATCCGCAGCCTGTACCACAACCTCGGCAAGATCTTCGACCTGTCCGAGCGCGACAACATCCCGCCGCAACAGGCCGCCGACCGCATCGCCGAAGCGCGCATGCACGCGATCGGCAAGCTCAAGCTGCCGCTGGGCCGCACCGCCCCGCGCTCGATGGGACATCTGCGCGGCGAGTAG
- a CDS encoding S53 family peptidase, translating to MDYQILCGSERSPLPGCIDAGKFPAAQRLRVLLALRQPALDAAAARLLDTAGDDLPAPLSRDAFATRFAADAGDLRAVETFAAQHGLCVEQTLAHAGVVILEGSVQQFDRAFQVDLRDYRNDDLRYRGRTGAVSVPAALHGVVSAVLGLDDRPQARTLPRAQAQDVAAPPGAAAPVAQYTPPQLAELYGFPEHDGAGQCIGIIALGGGYARDQLAAYFAELGLPMPQIVDVLLAGARNRPSGQAHKADIEVQMDVQIAGAIAPGAKLVVYFAPNTDNGFLEAIVSAIHDREHVPDVIAISWGFTETLWTAQSREAYNRALQAAALMGITVCIASGDDGASDGQPGLNVCFPASSPFVLACGGTRLQVDAQAAHEQAWPGTGGGQSRVFARPRWQRGLALHGTRTAAQPLSMRGVPDVAANADAETGYYVHIDGRPAVMGGTSAAAPLWAALLARVYGLNGGRRVFLPPRLYAVADTCRDIVDGGNGGFRASPGWDACTGLGVPDGGRIAATLGAGPGAPPAQAATG from the coding sequence ATGGACTACCAGATCCTCTGCGGCAGCGAGCGCAGCCCCTTGCCCGGCTGCATCGACGCCGGCAAGTTCCCGGCCGCGCAGCGCCTGCGCGTGTTGCTGGCGCTGCGCCAGCCGGCGCTGGACGCGGCAGCGGCCCGTTTGCTCGACACGGCCGGCGACGACCTGCCCGCGCCGCTGTCGCGCGACGCCTTCGCCACCCGCTTCGCCGCCGACGCCGGCGACCTGCGCGCGGTCGAGACCTTCGCCGCGCAGCATGGCCTGTGCGTGGAGCAGACCCTGGCGCATGCCGGTGTGGTGATCCTGGAAGGCAGCGTGCAGCAGTTCGACCGCGCGTTCCAGGTGGATCTGCGCGACTACCGCAACGACGACCTGCGTTACCGCGGGCGCACCGGCGCGGTGTCGGTTCCCGCCGCCCTGCACGGCGTGGTGAGCGCGGTGCTCGGCCTGGACGATCGGCCGCAGGCGCGCACGCTGCCGCGCGCGCAAGCGCAGGACGTCGCCGCGCCACCCGGCGCCGCGGCGCCGGTGGCGCAGTACACGCCGCCGCAGCTGGCCGAACTGTACGGCTTTCCCGAGCACGACGGCGCCGGCCAGTGCATCGGCATCATCGCGCTGGGCGGCGGCTATGCGCGCGACCAGCTGGCCGCCTATTTCGCCGAGCTGGGGCTGCCGATGCCGCAGATCGTCGATGTGCTGCTGGCCGGCGCGCGCAACCGGCCCAGCGGGCAGGCGCACAAGGCCGACATCGAGGTGCAGATGGACGTGCAGATCGCCGGCGCCATCGCGCCGGGCGCCAAGCTGGTGGTGTACTTCGCGCCCAATACCGACAACGGCTTCCTCGAAGCCATCGTCAGCGCCATCCACGATCGCGAACACGTGCCGGACGTGATCGCGATCAGCTGGGGCTTCACCGAGACGCTGTGGACGGCGCAGTCGCGCGAGGCCTACAACCGCGCGCTGCAGGCGGCCGCGCTGATGGGCATCACCGTGTGCATCGCCTCCGGCGACGACGGCGCCAGCGACGGCCAGCCCGGTCTGAATGTGTGCTTCCCGGCGTCCAGCCCGTTCGTGCTGGCCTGCGGCGGCACCCGCCTGCAGGTCGACGCGCAGGCGGCGCACGAGCAGGCCTGGCCCGGCACCGGCGGCGGCCAGAGCCGGGTGTTCGCGCGGCCGCGCTGGCAACGCGGCCTGGCGCTGCACGGCACGCGCACCGCGGCGCAACCGCTGAGCATGCGCGGCGTGCCGGACGTGGCCGCCAACGCCGACGCCGAAACCGGCTACTACGTGCACATCGACGGGCGCCCGGCGGTCATGGGCGGCACCAGCGCCGCCGCGCCGCTGTGGGCGGCGCTGCTGGCGCGCGTCTATGGCCTGAACGGCGGCCGCCGCGTGTTCCTGCCGCCACGGCTGTACGCGGTGGCCGACACCTGCCGCGACATCGTCGACGGCGGCAACGGCGGCTTCCGCGCAAGCCCCGGCTGGGATGCCTGCACCGGTCTGGGCGTGCCCGACGGCGGGCGCATCGCCGCCACGCTCGGCGCCGGACCGGGCGCGCCCCCGGCGCAGGCCGCCACCGGCTAA
- a CDS encoding YXWGXW repeat-containing protein, producing MSVRPLLLASLLGSALVGGLLAAPAQARSVVELSVRTAPPPPRFERVVVRPGYVWAPGYWHWNGRRHIWVAGRYVVARPGYVYVGPRWEHRGPGYRFRDGYWVHR from the coding sequence ATGTCGGTTCGTCCTTTGTTGTTGGCTTCCCTGCTCGGCAGCGCACTCGTCGGCGGCCTGCTGGCCGCGCCCGCGCAGGCGCGTTCGGTGGTGGAACTGTCGGTACGGACCGCACCGCCACCGCCGCGGTTCGAACGCGTGGTGGTGCGGCCGGGCTACGTCTGGGCGCCCGGCTACTGGCACTGGAACGGCCGCCGCCACATCTGGGTCGCCGGCCGCTACGTGGTCGCACGTCCGGGCTACGTCTACGTCGGCCCGCGCTGGGAGCATCGCGGCCCCGGCTACCGCTTCCGCGATGGCTATTGGGTGCATCGCTAG